The following are encoded together in the Lathyrus oleraceus cultivar Zhongwan6 chromosome 3, CAAS_Psat_ZW6_1.0, whole genome shotgun sequence genome:
- the LOC127126111 gene encoding uncharacterized protein LOC127126111, whose translation MSQCRIRFLWLHFCYNLQAPSMALAGSATFSSSLSSVCTLQNRHASQSTTFLGIPLCQSMFLTKKKPPHRFLVVAVTKGSTESSKSDEKIPSWAKPDSEEPPPWAQNEAQNKTASSSEQGFEIPFYVYLLASAITAIAAIGSIFEYVNQKPVFGVLSSDSIFYAPLLGFFAITGVPTSAFLWFKSVEAANKEAEEQDKRDGYK comes from the exons ATGTCCCAATGTAGGATAAGATTTCTTTGGCTACACTTCTGTTACAATTTACAAGCACCATCCATGGCACTTGCAGGAAGTGCTACCTTCTCTTCATCACTCTCATCGGTATGCACCTTACAAAACCGACATGCATCACAATCCACAACCTTTCTTGGTATTCCCCTATGTCAGAGCATGTTTCTTACGAAGAAAAAACCACCGCACAGGTTTCTAGTTGTGGCAGTAACCAAAGGCTCAACCGAGTCCAGTAAATCCGACGAAAAAATCCCTTCATGGGCTAAGCCCGATTCCGAGGAACCTCCTCCATGGGCTCAAAATGAAGCACAAAACAAAACCGCTTCTTCTTCGGAACAAGGATTTGAGATTCCGTTTTATGTTTACTTACTTGCCTCTGCTATCACCGCAATTGCCGCT ATTGGTTCGATATTTGAGTATGTGAATCAAAAGCCTGTGTTTGGTGTTTTGAGCTCTGACAGTATATTTTATGCTCCTTTGCTTGGTTTTTTCGCCATCACCGGTGTTCCTACTTCG GCCTTCTTGTGGTTCAAGTCtgttgaagcagccaacaaggaAGCTGAGGAACAAGACAAGAGGGATGGTTATAAGTAA